GTTGCAAGGTGGTTAAAGTGGTGTAAATGTAGTAAAAAGTTGGCAGATTCCTGTTATCTTTGCACGAGGATATGAAGAAAGCATTTTTGTTTCTGGCGTTGTGCCTGCTCGGTGCAGGCCGCGCAGCGGCTGCGGAACCCGTCGACAGTGTCCGCAATGTGATTTATATGATCGGCGACGGCATGGGCCTGGCGCATGTTTCGATGCTCGCCGTCGAAGGCGGCTATGCCCCGACGGCTTTCGACCGGGCACAGGGTATTGCCCTGATCTCGACCTATTCGGCCAACAACCGGGTGACGGATTCCGCGGCTGCGGGGACGGCGCTGGCATGCGGGAGCAAGACGAATAACGGTACGTTGGGGCTGGATCCCCGGGGCGGGCGTCTGCAGTCGCTCATCGAGTGGGCGGTGGCCGAAGGGATGCCTGCGGGGATTGCCGTGAAATGCCATCTCCAGCATGCCACCCCTGCTGCATTTTACGCGCATGTCCCGGATCGGGGCGACGAAAAGGCCATTACGCGCGACCTGCTGGCGAGCAATATCGACGTGCTCATAGGTGCCGGCAGGCGGCTCGAAAAGGAGTCCCCCGAGGGCGGTTCGTATCGTGATGCGTTCGGCCGCCGCGGCTATGCGGTCGCCGGTTCGCTCGAAGAGGCGGAGCCCGTTCGTGCGGGACGATTGCTGTGTGCCGTGACCGATGAAAATATCCCGAAGACGATCCGGCGCGAAGATTACCTGCGCTGCGCCACGCAGAAGGCACTGGAAATACTCGCCCATAATGCCGATTCCGTCGGCCGCGGCTTTGTGCTGATGGTCGAGGGCTCGCTTATCGACGGTGCGTCGCACGGTAACGATGCGGAGAAGATACTGGCCGAAATGCGCGATTTCGAGCGTGCCGTGGCTGCGGCGATGGACTTTGCCGACCGCACGCCGGGGACGCTGGTCGTAGTGACGGCCGACCATGAAACCGGGGGGCTCGCCATCCCGAGCTGCGACGGTGATTTTACCCGCTCCGAGAGCGGTATCCGATATGTTTTCGGATCCAAAAGCCACACGGCGACCTACGTCCCCGTTTACCTTTATGGTACGGGTGCGGGGCATATTGCTGGAATAATGGACAACACGCAACTCGCCCGGCGGGTCATGGCGCTGCTCGGGAAGGAGTAGCCGTTTTTGTGCAGCGCGCCCGGTGCGGCCCCACCGGAAGGCATGCCATTGTCCGGTGAACGGGGGCCGGGAATTACGCCCTGCCTGCACGGGTGATGCTGTTTCGGAGAATTGCTGCGCCGCCCGGCGGCAAACGGCTCCGGTTCCGCCCCGTATTAAATACAAACGGCGTCCACT
This Alistipes onderdonkii DNA region includes the following protein-coding sequences:
- a CDS encoding alkaline phosphatase translates to MKKAFLFLALCLLGAGRAAAAEPVDSVRNVIYMIGDGMGLAHVSMLAVEGGYAPTAFDRAQGIALISTYSANNRVTDSAAAGTALACGSKTNNGTLGLDPRGGRLQSLIEWAVAEGMPAGIAVKCHLQHATPAAFYAHVPDRGDEKAITRDLLASNIDVLIGAGRRLEKESPEGGSYRDAFGRRGYAVAGSLEEAEPVRAGRLLCAVTDENIPKTIRREDYLRCATQKALEILAHNADSVGRGFVLMVEGSLIDGASHGNDAEKILAEMRDFERAVAAAMDFADRTPGTLVVVTADHETGGLAIPSCDGDFTRSESGIRYVFGSKSHTATYVPVYLYGTGAGHIAGIMDNTQLARRVMALLGKE